A region from the Paenibacillus humicola genome encodes:
- a CDS encoding sugar phosphate isomerase/epimerase family protein, translated as MSVKYAFSRPTQTDEETTQLFGGYRSAGYDGLQLKAGQYAPYLADPGRFMARYGTLPGAGAALITGGSLDEASRAQLESLFAFAERIGTERVVYCHGVSRKNVTADDIRRYADILSELGKSAAQRGIALSLHHHYDQPVMYRDDFDIFFERVKDRAVGLTIDTAHLVKSGIEDVAEVITAFAPFIDNFHMKDFEDGEWRVLGRGAIDFGPIFKAIRDTGYTGWISADEESGGGIMDGMATCLSFLRKGLELHDNAIGR; from the coding sequence ATGAGCGTGAAGTACGCCTTCTCCAGGCCGACGCAGACGGACGAAGAAACCACTCAGCTGTTTGGCGGATACCGCTCCGCCGGCTATGACGGGCTGCAGCTGAAGGCCGGGCAGTACGCGCCTTATCTGGCCGATCCCGGGCGCTTCATGGCACGTTATGGGACGCTGCCGGGCGCCGGCGCTGCGCTGATAACGGGCGGCTCGCTCGACGAGGCAAGCCGCGCGCAGCTCGAATCGTTATTCGCCTTCGCCGAGCGGATCGGCACCGAACGGGTCGTATACTGTCACGGCGTATCCCGCAAGAACGTGACCGCGGACGATATTCGCCGCTATGCCGATATACTCTCGGAGCTCGGCAAGTCGGCGGCGCAGCGCGGAATCGCCCTGTCGCTCCACCATCATTACGACCAGCCGGTCATGTACCGCGACGACTTCGATATTTTCTTCGAGCGGGTGAAGGACCGCGCCGTCGGTCTCACGATCGATACCGCGCATTTGGTGAAGTCGGGTATCGAGGACGTGGCCGAAGTCATCACGGCGTTCGCGCCGTTTATCGACAACTTCCACATGAAGGATTTCGAAGACGGCGAGTGGCGGGTGCTCGGACGGGGAGCGATCGATTTCGGACCGATTTTCAAGGCCATCCGGGACACCGGCTATACGGGCTGGATATCCGCCGACGAGGAGAGCGGGGGCGGAATCATGGACGGGATGGCGACCTGCCTTTCTTTTCTGAGAAAAGGACTGGAGCTTCATGACAACGCAATCGGGAGGTAA
- a CDS encoding ABC transporter permease translates to MAVDAQTAKLNRTADSGENTARKRLWLDVRRDKYLYLLILPGVLYFIMFKYIPMWGVIIAFQDYSPYMGMLHSQWVGLEHFVRFFSNPDFALLFRNTMMISLLNLIFFFPLPILLSLLLNEVAQRAFKRTIQSIVYLPHFLSWVIIAGITFLLLSQSSGIVNMLLEKAGFHPIDFLTNKNLFWVLLTLQNIWKETGWGTIIILAAITAVDPQLYEAAKIDGANRLRQTWHITLPAIRNVIIVLLILRLGSIMDVGFEQIFLMMNGAVTDVADVFETYVYRNGIQNGQFSYSTAVGLFKSVIGLVLVVLANRLAKKFGEEGVF, encoded by the coding sequence ATGGCCGTGGACGCTCAGACCGCCAAGCTGAACCGGACCGCCGATTCCGGCGAGAACACGGCGCGTAAAAGACTGTGGCTCGACGTCAGGCGCGACAAATATTTATACCTGCTTATTTTACCCGGCGTCCTGTATTTCATCATGTTCAAATACATTCCGATGTGGGGCGTCATCATCGCGTTCCAGGATTATTCCCCTTACATGGGGATGCTGCACAGCCAGTGGGTCGGCCTCGAGCATTTCGTCCGCTTCTTCTCGAATCCCGACTTCGCGCTGCTGTTCCGCAACACGATGATGATCAGCCTGCTCAACCTGATCTTTTTCTTCCCGCTGCCGATTCTGCTGTCGCTTCTGCTGAACGAGGTCGCCCAGCGCGCGTTCAAACGGACGATTCAGTCGATCGTTTATTTGCCCCACTTCCTGTCGTGGGTCATCATCGCGGGCATCACGTTCCTCCTGCTGTCGCAGTCGTCGGGCATCGTCAACATGCTGCTGGAGAAGGCCGGGTTCCACCCGATCGATTTCCTGACCAACAAAAATTTGTTCTGGGTGCTGCTGACGCTGCAGAACATCTGGAAGGAAACGGGCTGGGGGACGATCATTATTCTCGCGGCGATTACGGCGGTCGATCCGCAGCTGTACGAGGCGGCGAAAATCGACGGCGCGAACCGGCTCCGGCAGACATGGCACATTACGCTTCCGGCCATCCGCAACGTCATCATCGTCCTGCTCATTTTGCGGCTGGGGAGCATTATGGACGTCGGCTTCGAGCAAATTTTTCTGATGATGAACGGAGCGGTGACGGACGTGGCCGACGTGTTCGAAACCTACGTCTACCGGAACGGCATCCAGAATGGCCAATTCAGCTACAGTACGGCGGTCGGGCTGTTCAAATCGGTCATCGGCCTCGTCCTCGTCGTGCTGGCGAACCGGCTTGCCAAAAAGTTCGGCGAGGAAGGCGTGTTTTGA
- a CDS encoding carbohydrate ABC transporter permease: MKESLGSRLFNTCNYGVLGIIGAITLFPLYYVFVVSFTDPHEFADKNGFILFPVHWSTSAYDYLFSTSAFLKATGVSTFLATVGTALSLMVTSAIAFGLSRKRLRGRRFILIGIVLTLLFNPGFIPPYLVVRELGLINSVWSLIVPVLTSGWYVILMKSFFDNIPVELEEAAMIDGSTDLGTFFRIVLPLSAPALAAFGLFYAVAYWNTFFTAVLYINDFAKVPLQIVLRNMLVDSSTSTGGATAVEMVSDQQIPTQTIKMAAVVISTLPILCVYPFLQKHFTKGVMLGSVKG; encoded by the coding sequence ATGAAAGAAAGCCTGGGATCGCGCCTGTTTAATACGTGCAATTACGGCGTTCTCGGCATTATCGGAGCGATTACGCTGTTCCCGCTGTATTACGTATTTGTCGTTTCTTTCACGGACCCGCACGAATTCGCCGACAAGAACGGGTTTATCCTGTTTCCGGTCCACTGGTCGACGTCGGCGTACGATTATTTGTTCTCGACCTCCGCTTTTTTGAAAGCGACGGGGGTCAGCACCTTCCTGGCGACGGTCGGCACGGCGCTCAGTCTGATGGTCACATCGGCGATCGCCTTCGGCCTGTCGCGGAAGCGGCTGCGCGGACGGCGCTTCATTCTGATTGGGATCGTGCTGACGCTCTTGTTCAACCCGGGCTTCATCCCCCCCTATCTCGTCGTCCGGGAGCTCGGTCTGATCAACAGCGTCTGGTCGCTCATCGTGCCCGTGCTGACGAGCGGCTGGTACGTCATCCTGATGAAAAGCTTCTTCGACAACATTCCGGTCGAGCTTGAGGAGGCCGCGATGATCGACGGGAGCACGGATCTCGGCACCTTCTTCCGGATCGTGCTGCCGCTCTCGGCGCCGGCGCTCGCCGCCTTCGGCCTGTTCTACGCCGTGGCGTACTGGAATACGTTTTTTACCGCCGTGCTCTATATTAACGATTTCGCCAAGGTGCCTTTGCAAATCGTGCTGCGCAACATGCTCGTCGATTCTTCGACCTCGACGGGCGGCGCCACGGCCGTGGAGATGGTGTCGGATCAGCAGATTCCGACGCAGACGATCAAGATGGCGGCCGTCGTCATTTCCACGCTGCCGATCCTGTGCGTCTATCCGTTTCTGCAGAAGCATTTTACGAAAGGCGTCATGCTGGGCTCGGTCAAAGGCTAA
- a CDS encoding extracellular solute-binding protein → MKHRKITIALLMTLVLGTLLSACGGSGGGNGDGNAASGGTDGGSKQEAPTTIKIMSDFTIAQPPSADNPVLKEFEKRTNTKLDITWVSAANSSDYLDRLNVVLSSGDLPDLLKLDDVTNPLFQQMVKQGAFWDLSPFLSSYPNLMEYPKSVWDNTKIDGKNYVIPVARPLNGFVFVNVRKDWLDKLGLPVPKTIDDFYNMLKAFKEKKPDGKTPTYGYTMRGSDVLDGVFTGSNGRWKDVGGKLIDANFDPGMRESILFKHKLYAEGLVPPDYAVMKDSQYWDMATSGSAGSTAETIEAQWRWTYDQWKRDPKVDWLPLSSLSYNGVPYVPQYRGYIGVLAIPKKVPEEKVKKILSLLDFGASEEGGTLALYGIKGVHYNEENGIKVTTEKAVQDSVGVGAFGKIFMHYDPYMYAFAPGMTKEVFERNKQVIDERAKVAKPDVAIGLVSQTDIKMGADYTKKMNDMKTQVIMGKAKIEDWDKLIQSIQNDPTYQQITKEINEAYQARLAQNK, encoded by the coding sequence TTGAAACACAGAAAAATCACAATCGCGCTGCTGATGACACTTGTGCTTGGCACGTTATTATCCGCATGCGGAGGCTCCGGAGGCGGAAACGGCGACGGGAATGCGGCATCCGGCGGAACGGATGGCGGCAGCAAGCAGGAGGCGCCGACGACGATCAAGATCATGTCGGATTTCACGATCGCGCAGCCGCCTTCCGCGGATAATCCGGTGCTGAAGGAATTCGAGAAGCGGACGAATACGAAGCTGGACATCACGTGGGTTTCGGCGGCTAACTCCTCCGATTACCTGGACCGGCTGAACGTCGTGCTCAGCTCCGGCGACCTTCCGGACCTGCTGAAGCTGGACGACGTGACCAATCCGCTGTTCCAGCAGATGGTGAAGCAGGGGGCGTTCTGGGATTTGTCGCCTTTCCTCAGCAGCTACCCGAACCTGATGGAATACCCGAAATCGGTCTGGGACAATACGAAGATCGACGGCAAAAATTATGTCATCCCGGTGGCGCGCCCGCTGAACGGGTTCGTCTTCGTCAACGTCCGCAAGGACTGGCTGGATAAGCTCGGACTTCCGGTTCCGAAGACGATCGACGATTTTTACAACATGCTCAAAGCGTTCAAGGAGAAAAAGCCGGACGGCAAAACGCCCACCTACGGCTACACGATGCGCGGAAGCGACGTGCTCGACGGCGTCTTCACCGGCTCGAACGGACGTTGGAAGGACGTCGGCGGCAAGCTGATCGACGCCAACTTCGATCCGGGCATGCGGGAATCGATCCTGTTCAAGCATAAGCTGTATGCGGAAGGGCTCGTCCCGCCGGATTACGCGGTCATGAAGGACAGCCAATACTGGGATATGGCCACGAGCGGAAGCGCCGGCTCGACGGCGGAGACGATCGAGGCGCAGTGGCGCTGGACGTACGACCAATGGAAGCGCGATCCGAAGGTGGATTGGCTGCCGCTTTCGTCCCTCTCCTACAATGGCGTCCCGTACGTACCGCAGTACCGCGGCTATATCGGGGTGCTCGCGATTCCGAAGAAGGTGCCCGAGGAGAAGGTGAAGAAAATTTTGTCTCTGCTCGATTTCGGCGCGTCGGAGGAAGGCGGCACGCTGGCGCTGTACGGCATCAAAGGCGTGCACTACAACGAGGAGAACGGGATCAAGGTGACGACGGAAAAGGCGGTTCAGGACAGCGTGGGCGTCGGCGCCTTCGGCAAAATTTTCATGCATTACGATCCTTATATGTACGCGTTCGCGCCGGGCATGACGAAGGAAGTGTTCGAGCGGAACAAGCAGGTCATCGACGAGCGCGCGAAGGTCGCGAAGCCGGACGTGGCAATCGGCCTGGTCTCGCAGACGGACATCAAGATGGGCGCCGATTACACCAAGAAGATGAACGACATGAAGACGCAGGTCATCATGGGCAAAGCGAAGATCGAGGACTGGGATAAGCTGATCCAGAGCATTCAGAACGACCCGACCTACCAGCAGATTACGAAGGAGATCAACGAAGCTTATCAGGCTAGGCTTGCCCAAAACAAATAA
- a CDS encoding cupin domain-containing protein: MATITSLRKNEEHRVLDMGWGKIQWLCGKDIDPDAEMTFGMVYINAGEENTRHYHPNCEEVIFVLSGECDHTLGDETFHLEPGMMLRIPRGVPHNARVTSWEPCRMIIAYSSPDRQTVGE, encoded by the coding sequence ATGGCGACGATTACAAGCCTCCGCAAAAACGAGGAGCACCGCGTGCTCGACATGGGCTGGGGCAAAATCCAGTGGCTCTGCGGCAAAGATATCGATCCGGATGCGGAAATGACGTTCGGCATGGTGTACATTAACGCGGGAGAAGAAAACACCCGGCATTATCACCCCAACTGCGAGGAGGTCATCTTCGTCCTCTCCGGCGAATGCGATCATACGCTCGGCGACGAGACCTTCCACCTGGAGCCGGGCATGATGCTGCGGATCCCGCGCGGGGTGCCGCACAATGCGAGGGTCACGAGCTGGGAGCCCTGCCGGATGATCATCGCGTATTCGTCCCCGGACCGTCAGACGGTCGGCGAATAA
- a CDS encoding phosphoenolpyruvate hydrolase family protein — protein MAISRTEALLRLKAQLADGGTLVGAGAGTGLSAKCAEAGGADMIIIYNSGRYRMAGRGSLAGLMPYGDANKIVVEMAAEVLPIVKHTPVLAGVCGTDPFRVMDVYLKQLKEMGFSGVQNFPTVGLCDGVFRQNLEETGMGYDLEVEMIRKAHELDLLTTPYVFNEDEARKMAAAGADVLVAHVGLTTKGSIGASTALTLDEAVDVVQRISDAGKSVNPDVIVICHGGPISEPEDAAYVLSRTRGVAGFFGASSVERLPTEVAITEQVRKFKRIGT, from the coding sequence ATGGCGATATCGAGAACGGAAGCGCTGCTCCGACTGAAGGCGCAGCTGGCGGACGGCGGCACGCTGGTGGGAGCCGGCGCGGGAACCGGCCTGTCGGCCAAATGCGCGGAAGCGGGCGGCGCCGACATGATTATCATTTATAATTCGGGGCGTTACCGGATGGCGGGCCGCGGCTCGCTCGCCGGTCTGATGCCCTACGGCGACGCCAACAAAATCGTTGTTGAAATGGCGGCCGAGGTACTGCCGATCGTGAAGCATACGCCCGTTCTGGCGGGCGTGTGCGGCACCGACCCGTTCCGGGTGATGGACGTCTACTTGAAGCAGCTGAAGGAAATGGGCTTCTCCGGCGTGCAAAATTTCCCGACCGTCGGCCTGTGCGACGGTGTGTTCCGGCAAAACCTCGAGGAAACGGGCATGGGCTACGACCTCGAGGTGGAGATGATCCGCAAGGCGCACGAGCTGGATCTGCTGACGACGCCTTACGTGTTCAACGAGGATGAAGCGCGGAAAATGGCGGCGGCCGGCGCGGACGTGCTGGTCGCGCACGTGGGGCTGACGACCAAAGGGAGCATCGGCGCCTCTACGGCGCTGACGCTGGACGAAGCCGTCGACGTCGTCCAGCGGATCAGCGATGCAGGCAAATCGGTGAATCCGGACGTCATCGTCATCTGCCACGGCGGTCCGATTTCCGAGCCGGAGGATGCGGCTTATGTGCTGAGCCGCACCCGGGGCGTCGCCGGCTTCTTCGGAGCGTCGAGCGTGGAGCGCCTGCCGACGGAAGTGGCGATCACCGAACAGGTGCGCAAGTTCAAGCGAATCGGTACCTGA
- a CDS encoding sulfite exporter TauE/SafE family protein produces MAELSLFQIAIVLAAALCCGFAKTGIATLGIFNAMLMTQVFPAKEAVGTLLPMLIAADLAAVILYRRHVVWKHLVSLAPWVLIGLGCGYALLYFANDGLIRRFLGIMLLVLIAFQLLKDRAGVRFDRAMPKSRLFTSGMGVLAGFATMIGNVSGVVMSIYLLGKKLPKEAVVGTGAWFYLAVNLIKVPFFVQLGMITGRSLSINAWTLPVIAAGTLVGAKVVPRIRQSAFQTVILVIGAVGAAMLVI; encoded by the coding sequence ATGGCGGAATTATCGCTGTTTCAGATTGCGATCGTGCTGGCGGCCGCATTATGCTGCGGGTTCGCGAAAACCGGCATTGCCACGCTCGGCATCTTCAACGCGATGCTGATGACGCAGGTGTTTCCCGCGAAGGAAGCCGTCGGCACGCTGCTTCCGATGCTGATCGCGGCCGATCTCGCGGCCGTTATTCTGTACCGCCGCCATGTGGTGTGGAAGCACCTCGTTTCGCTGGCTCCTTGGGTGCTGATCGGCCTCGGCTGCGGCTATGCGCTGCTGTATTTTGCCAACGACGGTCTGATCCGCCGGTTCCTCGGCATCATGCTGCTGGTGCTGATTGCGTTCCAGCTGCTGAAGGACCGGGCGGGCGTGCGGTTCGACCGCGCTATGCCGAAATCGCGGCTGTTCACCTCCGGGATGGGAGTGCTCGCCGGATTCGCGACGATGATCGGCAACGTATCCGGCGTCGTCATGTCGATCTATTTGCTCGGCAAAAAGCTGCCGAAGGAGGCGGTGGTCGGGACGGGGGCCTGGTTCTACCTGGCCGTCAATCTGATCAAGGTGCCGTTCTTCGTCCAGCTGGGCATGATTACGGGGCGCTCGCTGTCGATAAACGCTTGGACGCTGCCGGTCATTGCGGCCGGCACGCTCGTCGGCGCCAAGGTCGTTCCGCGCATCCGGCAAAGCGCGTTCCAGACGGTCATTCTGGTCATCGGCGCGGTTGGCGCGGCGATGCTGGTTATCTAG
- a CDS encoding zinc-binding alcohol dehydrogenase family protein, with translation MMKETMKAVGLTNYLPIDHPESLIDVLLEKPVPAGRDILVKVNAVSVNPVDTKVRSPKDRTESAPRVLGWDVAGVVVQAGPDATLFKPGDEVFYAGSIARPGGNSEFHLVDERIVGRKPETLDFAQAAALPLTSITAWEGLFDRLGISVNPADNAGKTILIIGAAGGVGSIATQLAKYAGLTVIGTASRPESAKWVKELGADHIISHYEDFVPQLKAIGYEHADYIFCLNSTEKHWKRMADAIAPQGKVCSIVETDEPLNITLFMQKSATFVWELMFTRPLFQTADMIKQHELLGKVARLVDAGVIRTTTSETIAPINAANLRKAHAMLESGRTVGKVVLERFE, from the coding sequence ATGATGAAAGAAACGATGAAAGCGGTAGGGTTAACAAATTATTTGCCGATCGATCATCCGGAAAGCCTGATCGACGTCCTGCTGGAGAAGCCGGTTCCGGCCGGCCGGGACATTCTCGTCAAGGTGAACGCGGTTTCCGTCAACCCGGTCGACACCAAGGTGCGCTCGCCGAAGGACCGGACGGAAAGCGCCCCGCGGGTGCTCGGCTGGGACGTCGCCGGCGTCGTCGTGCAGGCTGGGCCGGATGCGACGCTGTTCAAGCCCGGCGACGAGGTGTTTTATGCAGGCAGCATCGCACGGCCGGGCGGCAACAGCGAGTTCCACCTCGTCGACGAGCGCATCGTCGGCCGGAAGCCGGAGACGCTTGATTTTGCACAGGCCGCGGCGCTTCCGCTGACGTCAATTACCGCGTGGGAAGGCTTGTTCGACCGGCTCGGCATTTCGGTTAATCCCGCCGATAACGCCGGCAAAACGATCCTGATCATCGGCGCCGCCGGCGGCGTCGGCTCGATCGCGACGCAGCTGGCCAAATACGCCGGACTGACGGTCATCGGCACCGCTTCCCGCCCCGAATCGGCCAAGTGGGTCAAGGAGCTCGGCGCGGATCATATCATCAGCCACTACGAAGATTTCGTGCCGCAGCTGAAGGCAATCGGTTACGAGCACGCCGATTACATCTTCTGCCTGAACAGCACGGAGAAGCATTGGAAGCGGATGGCGGACGCCATTGCGCCGCAAGGCAAAGTGTGTTCGATCGTGGAAACCGACGAGCCGCTCAACATCACGCTGTTCATGCAGAAAAGCGCCACGTTCGTCTGGGAATTGATGTTTACCCGCCCGCTCTTCCAGACGGCGGACATGATCAAGCAGCACGAGCTGCTCGGCAAAGTGGCGCGGCTGGTCGACGCAGGCGTCATCCGGACGACGACAAGCGAAACGATCGCGCCGATTAACGCCGCGAATTTGCGCAAAGCGCACGCGATGCTGGAATCGGGCCGGACAGTCGGCAAAGTGGTGCTCGAGCGTTTCGAGTAA
- a CDS encoding GntR family transcriptional regulator, giving the protein MELEAAKNNIFEYLKHQIVHLHVKPNQRLTEAKLSAHFECSRTPVREALRRLEQEGWVVMIPNQGYYVRSFTVKEIGDMFEVLVTLEKMAVRLASGQPDRTGLLRLRDKWVTMPQTWEETVGLYMIADDEAFHEAVAAASGNHFLHQQIQRTNQQIHIIRRIDYNRKDWAQSIVQDHLKLLDCMLEGRAEEAERAMETHIRSGKENLQHLIQLYLNEQPAFI; this is encoded by the coding sequence GTGGAACTTGAAGCCGCCAAAAACAACATTTTCGAATATTTGAAGCACCAGATCGTTCATCTGCACGTCAAGCCGAACCAGCGGCTGACGGAAGCGAAGCTTTCCGCCCATTTCGAATGCAGCCGGACGCCGGTGCGGGAAGCGCTCCGCCGGCTGGAGCAGGAAGGCTGGGTCGTCATGATTCCGAACCAGGGCTATTACGTGCGCAGCTTCACCGTCAAGGAAATCGGCGACATGTTCGAGGTGCTCGTCACCCTGGAGAAGATGGCCGTCCGCCTGGCGAGCGGCCAGCCGGATCGGACCGGACTGCTCCGGCTTCGCGACAAATGGGTGACCATGCCGCAGACGTGGGAGGAAACGGTCGGCCTCTATATGATCGCCGACGACGAAGCGTTCCACGAGGCGGTCGCGGCCGCAAGCGGGAATCACTTTCTGCATCAGCAGATCCAGCGGACGAATCAGCAGATCCATATCATCCGCCGGATCGACTATAACCGGAAGGACTGGGCCCAAAGTATCGTGCAGGACCATTTAAAGCTTCTGGACTGCATGCTGGAGGGCAGGGCGGAAGAGGCGGAGCGCGCGATGGAAACGCATATCCGCTCGGGTAAGGAAAATTTGCAGCATCTCATTCAGCTCTATTTGAACGAACAGCCGGCCTTCATATGA
- the hydA gene encoding dihydropyrimidinase, translating to MGQARTIIAGGVVVTPDEVKKTDILIDGGRIAEIGSDLAQRSPDVRIVDAGGCWVLPGGIDPHTHLDSRWEDTVTADDWLSGTIAAAAGGTTTVIDFCRPDRDEPMLDAVGTWKNRAAGKAVVDYGFHLVVRSASEAVLRDMKAAAAEGVTSFKLFMAYRDSLQLRDDELYLALEGIREAGGVALAHCENGDVIELLIARALASGENAPRHHALTRPPELEGEAASRIIRLAELTGTPLYIAHVSCRQSLDEIRRAQAAGQPVYGETCPQYLFIDSGYLDRELDEAVKYVWSPPPREKEHQPALWSGIRGGALQSIGSDHSSYRMEQKLADPADFTGIPNGGPGIEDRMSLLYHYGVVERGMDIRDFVRLTSTFAAKLFGLYPRKGTIAKGSDADLVVWDPRLKRTLSAKTHHMNVDYSVYEGHKVQGGPVLTMVRGQPVVERGRFVGTPGQGLFIHRKPYDNDF from the coding sequence ATGGGACAGGCTCGAACGATTATCGCAGGAGGCGTTGTCGTGACGCCGGACGAGGTGAAGAAAACGGATATTTTGATCGACGGCGGCCGGATTGCGGAGATTGGCTCCGATCTGGCGCAGCGGTCGCCGGATGTCCGGATTGTCGATGCCGGCGGCTGCTGGGTGCTTCCGGGCGGGATCGACCCGCATACCCATCTCGACTCGCGCTGGGAGGACACCGTTACCGCCGACGACTGGCTGTCCGGGACAATCGCCGCCGCCGCGGGCGGGACGACGACGGTGATCGATTTTTGCCGGCCGGACCGGGACGAGCCGATGCTGGACGCGGTCGGCACGTGGAAGAACCGGGCGGCCGGCAAGGCCGTCGTCGATTACGGCTTTCATCTGGTAGTGCGCTCCGCTTCGGAAGCGGTGCTTCGGGATATGAAAGCGGCGGCGGCGGAAGGCGTCACCTCGTTTAAGCTGTTTATGGCTTACCGAGATTCGCTGCAGCTCAGGGACGACGAGTTGTACCTCGCGTTGGAAGGCATCCGCGAAGCGGGGGGCGTCGCGCTCGCCCACTGCGAGAACGGCGACGTGATCGAGCTGCTGATCGCGAGGGCGCTGGCGAGCGGGGAGAACGCTCCCCGGCATCATGCGCTGACCCGGCCGCCGGAGCTGGAAGGCGAGGCGGCGTCGCGCATTATCCGGCTGGCGGAGCTGACCGGCACGCCTCTCTATATCGCCCACGTCTCATGCCGGCAGTCGCTGGACGAAATCCGCCGGGCGCAGGCGGCCGGGCAGCCGGTATACGGCGAAACGTGCCCGCAGTATTTGTTCATCGACAGCGGCTATTTGGACCGGGAGCTCGACGAAGCGGTCAAATACGTCTGGTCGCCTCCCCCGCGGGAGAAGGAGCATCAGCCGGCCTTGTGGTCCGGCATCCGCGGCGGCGCTCTGCAGTCGATCGGCTCCGACCACAGCTCGTACCGGATGGAGCAGAAGCTGGCCGATCCGGCCGATTTCACCGGCATTCCGAACGGCGGGCCGGGCATCGAGGACCGGATGTCGCTCCTGTACCATTACGGCGTCGTCGAGCGGGGAATGGATATTCGCGATTTCGTCAGGCTGACATCCACCTTTGCCGCCAAGCTGTTTGGACTGTATCCGCGCAAAGGGACGATCGCGAAAGGGAGCGACGCCGACCTGGTCGTCTGGGACCCGCGGCTGAAGCGAACCTTATCGGCGAAAACCCACCACATGAACGTGGACTACAGCGTCTACGAGGGGCACAAAGTGCAGGGAGGCCCGGTTCTGACAATGGTTCGCGGGCAGCCGGTCGTGGAACGCGGCCGGTTCGTCGGCACGCCGGGGCAGGGGCTTTTTATCCACCGTAAGCCTTACGATAACGATTTCTAG
- a CDS encoding ABC transporter permease, with amino-acid sequence MSTQELWSEMLVKSWQHLYLSGAALALAILVALPAGILLTRVPRVSELIMNVVGMIQTIPSLAMLALMIPLIGIGTKPTIAALFFYALLPIMRSTYTGVRSIPPAMIEAGKGMGMTSLQLLFKVEIPACLPVILSGIRISSVMVVGWATLGAYIGAGGLGDLIMAGFTTLSNRYILAGGIPVTVIALAADAMLGFLGRKLNRTEAAAKA; translated from the coding sequence ATGAGCACGCAGGAATTATGGTCGGAAATGCTGGTCAAATCGTGGCAGCACCTGTATTTGTCCGGCGCCGCTTTGGCGCTGGCCATCCTGGTCGCGCTCCCGGCGGGCATTCTGCTTACGCGCGTGCCGCGCGTTTCGGAGCTGATCATGAACGTCGTCGGCATGATTCAAACGATACCGTCGCTCGCGATGCTGGCGCTCATGATCCCGCTGATCGGCATCGGCACGAAACCGACGATCGCCGCCTTGTTCTTCTATGCGCTGCTGCCGATCATGCGCAGCACGTATACCGGCGTCCGCAGCATTCCGCCGGCGATGATCGAAGCGGGCAAGGGTATGGGGATGACGTCGCTGCAGCTGCTCTTTAAGGTGGAAATTCCGGCCTGTCTGCCGGTCATCCTGAGCGGCATCCGCATCTCGAGCGTCATGGTCGTCGGCTGGGCGACGCTTGGCGCCTATATCGGCGCGGGAGGTCTTGGCGACCTGATTATGGCCGGGTTTACGACGCTTTCCAACCGGTACATTCTCGCCGGGGGCATCCCGGTGACGGTAATCGCGCTGGCGGCCGATGCCATGCTCGGCTTCCTCGGCCGCAAGCTAAACCGCACGGAGGCGGCGGCCAAGGCATGA
- a CDS encoding ABC transporter permease: MEQFISYIADNYGQIAELSLEHLRMALLAVAFGLLAGVPLAIAIFRWRALAGPVLWIVNTFQTIPTLAFIGFMMIFFGLGTTTAVSVLFFYTLLPIVQSVYTGLRTVDAGLVEAAKGMGMTVWQTLFKVELPIVFPVALTGVRIATVVSIGTAAVMSLAGAGGLGTIIFTGINRTNTSMIVCGALVCALLAFAADRLLHALERKVIPPGLR, encoded by the coding sequence ATGGAACAGTTTATTTCCTATATCGCCGACAATTACGGGCAAATCGCAGAGCTGAGCCTGGAGCATCTGCGCATGGCGCTGCTGGCCGTCGCATTCGGCCTGCTGGCCGGCGTTCCGCTCGCGATCGCCATTTTCCGCTGGAGAGCGCTGGCGGGGCCGGTGCTCTGGATCGTCAACACGTTTCAAACGATCCCGACGCTCGCGTTTATCGGATTTATGATGATTTTTTTCGGCCTCGGCACGACGACGGCGGTCTCCGTCCTGTTCTTCTATACGCTGCTGCCGATCGTGCAGTCGGTCTACACCGGACTTCGCACGGTGGATGCCGGTCTCGTGGAGGCGGCCAAGGGCATGGGCATGACCGTCTGGCAGACGCTCTTCAAGGTTGAGCTGCCGATCGTCTTCCCGGTCGCGCTCACCGGCGTGCGTATCGCCACCGTCGTCTCGATCGGCACGGCGGCCGTCATGTCGCTGGCGGGGGCGGGCGGGCTCGGCACGATTATTTTCACGGGCATCAACCGCACCAATACGAGCATGATCGTATGCGGAGCGCTCGTCTGTGCGCTGCTTGCTTTTGCCGCGGATCGTCTGCTGCACGCGCTCGAACGCAAGGTTATACCGCCCGGTCTGCGCTAG